Proteins from a single region of Gambusia affinis linkage group LG12, SWU_Gaff_1.0, whole genome shotgun sequence:
- the LOC122841211 gene encoding zinc finger protein 521 isoform X1, giving the protein MKTHASNKPHKCPVCRRGFLSSSSLHGHMQVHERGKDSGSTGFNRADEWKLKETRKCSRCEEGFDVPEELQRHIAECHPECSPSEDGGLGATLQCIYCHEPFSDEGTLLTHIDQAHSRDRKGHTCTICSEHFLSVEDLYSHMDIHQLPESSNHSNSPSLLTVGYTSVSSTTPDSNLSVDSSTMVEAAAPVAKTRGRRKRASQNTSELGGRSSKQPKLSYSCIYCNKQVFSSLAVLQIHLRTMHLDKPEQAHTCQFCLEVLPSLLNLNEHLKQVHNAEDHAALLASLPDALLQCNFCPEVLSDLNALQEHIRCSHGFPSPVAKESNAFFCPQCFMGFLTEATLEEHVRQTHCDGGSLRFDSPLAVTPKEPIVEVYSCSYCTNSPIFNSVLKLNKHIKENHKNIPLALNYINNGKKSLRTLSPSSPISVEQTAMLKQGSSASRTASEFICNQCGAKYTSLDLFQTHLKTHLDGLQPQLTCPQCNKEFPNQESLLKHVTIHFTITSTYYICESCDKQFTSVDDLQKHLLDMHTFVFFRCTLCQEVFDSKVSTQLHLAVKHSNEKKVYRCTSCNWDFRHETDLQLHVKHSHLENQGRAHRCIFCGESFGTEVELQCHITTHSKKYNCRFCSKAFHAIVLLEKHLREKHCVFEGKTPNCGTNGSAVSGGDGQPKEDVEIQGLLTNSHGPGAGGGSVVESQNSHDGSEEEVDTAEPMYGCEICGASYTMESLLTNHQLRDHNIRPGESAMIKRKAEMIKGNHKCNVCSRTFFSEAGLREHMQTHLGPVKHYMCPICGERFPSLLTLTEHKVTHSKSLDTGSCRICKMPLQSEEDFLEHCQMHPDLRNSLTGFRCVVCMQTVTSTLELKIHGTFHMQKTGTMSSNQPMSRNNVISQSQQPHHTQKLFKCASCLKDFRSKLDLVKLDINGLPYGLCASCVTAAGSKSSSPTVNGGRQQQQQGGATTPATTAAWVQRESLSPGDGKGKGVSSSSSSSSTSSLSVIKTRCSSCNVKFETETELQNHVQTVHREQAGDSNSGQLKTPQVSPMPRASPSQTEEKKTYQCIKCQMVFYSEWDIQVHVANHMLGLQVPGSHHQIEEGLNHECKLCSQSFDSPAKLQCHLIEHSFEGMGGTFKCPVCFTVFVQANKLQQHIFSAHGQEDKIYDCSQCPQKFFFQTELQNHTLTQHSS; this is encoded by the exons ATGAAAACCCACGCCTCCAACAAACCCCACAAGTGCCCTGTGTGCCGTCGAGGCTTCCTTTCTTCCAGCTCCCTCCACGGCCACATGCAAGTACATGAAAGGGGTAAAGACAGTGGTAGCACAGGCTTTAATAGAGCTGACGAATGGAAGCTAAAAGAAACTCGGAAGTGCAGTCGGTGTGAGGAAGGTTTTGATGTCCCAGAAGAGCTACAGCGGCACATCGCCGAGTGTCACCCTGAATGTTCTCCATCCGAAGATGGAGGCCTTGGGGCCACCCTGCAGTGCATCTACTGCCACGAGCCCTTCAGTGATGAGGGCACCCTGCTGACCCACATTGACCAGGCCCACAGCCGGGATAGGAAGGGCCACACCTGTACCATCTGCTCTGAGCACTTTTTGTCTGTAGAGGACCTCTATTCTCATATGGACATTCATCAGCTCCCAGAATCCAGTAATCATAGCAACAGCCCTTCCTTGCTCACTGTGGGCTACACTTCTGTCTCTAGCACCACTCCTGATTCCAATCTTTCTGTTGATAGCTCTACGATGGTGGAGGCAGCAGCACCTGTGGCCAAgacaagaggaagaagaaagagagctTCTCAGAACACATCTGAGTTGGGAGGGAGATCTTCAAAGCAGCCTAAACTCTCCTACAGTTGCATTTACTGCAACAAGCAAGTATTCTCTAGCTTGGCTGTACTTCAAATTCACCTACGAACCATGCATCTGGACAAGCCAGAGCAAGCTCATACTTGCCAATTTTGCTTAGAGGTTCTACCCTCGCTGTTAAACCTAAATGAACATCTCAAACAGGTCCACAATGCAGAAGACCATGCTGCCCTGTTAGCCAGCCTTCCCGATGCCCTCCTTCAGTGTAACTTTTGCCCTGAGGTGTTAAGTGACTTAAATGCCCTCCAGGAGCACATCCGTTGCTCCCATGGTTTTCCTAGTCCCGTTGCCAAGGAGAGTAATGCCTTCTTTTGCCCTCAATGCTTCATGGGGTTTTTGACTGAGGCTACATTAGAGGAGCATGTTCGTCAGACACACTGTGATGGAGGAAGCCTGCGATTTGACTCACCCTTGGCTGTAACTCCCAAGGAACCTATAGTAGAGGTTTACTCTTGTTCATATTGCACCAACTCACCCATATTTAACAGTGTTTTGAAACTCAACAAGCACATTAAGGAGAATCACAAGAACATTCCTCTGGCTTTGAACTACATCAACAACGGAAAGAAATCTTTGCGCACTCTCAGCCCCTCTTCACCAATATCTGTGGAACAAACTGCCATGCTAAAACAAGGCAGCTCTGCCTCACGCACAGCCAGTGAGTTCATATGTAACCAATGTGGTGCCAAGTACACAAGTTTAGACCTTTTTCAGACTCACCTCAAAACTCATTTGGATGGTCTACAGCCTCAGCTCACTTGTCCCCAGTGTAACAAAGAATTCCCCAACCAAGAATCCTTACTGAAGCATGTGACAATTCACTTCACGATTACCTCCACGTATTACATTTGTGAAAGCTGTGACAAGCAGTTCACTTCAGTGGATGATCTGCAGAAGCACCTCCTTGACATGcatacttttgtgttttttcgcTGCACTCTGTGCCAGGAAGTCTTTGACTCAAAGGTGTCTACTCAACTTCACCTGGCTGTAAAGCACAGCAATGAGAAGAAGGTGTATCGTTGCACATCCTGCAACTGGGATTTCCGACATGAGACGGACCTACAGTTGCACGTTAAACACAGCCATCTGGAGAATCAAGGGCGTGCTCACCGATGTATTTTTTGTGGAGAGTCCTTTGGCACGGAGGTGGAGCTCCAGTGCCACATTACCACTCACAGCAAGAAGTACAACTGTCGTTTCTGCAGTAAAGCCTTCCATGCCATTGTCCTTCTAGAAAAGCATTTAAGGGAGAAACACTGTGTGTTTGAAGGAAAGACACCAAATTGTGGCACTAATGGCTCTGCTGTAAGTGGTGGGGATGGGCAGCCTAAAGAAGACGTTGAAATCCAAGGTCTCTTAACTAACAGCCATGGTCCAGGAGCAGGTGGAGGATCTGTGGTGGAGTCACAGAACAGCCATGATGGAAGTGAAGAAGAGGTGGACACAGCAGAACCCATGTATGGGTGTGAAATATGTGGAGCATCCTACACCATGGAATCCCTCCTCACTAACCACCAATTAAGAGATCACAATATCCGTCCTGGTGAGAGTGCAATgatcaaaagaaaagctgaaatgatCAAGGGCAATCACAAGTGCAATGTCTGTTCCCGTACCTTCTTCTCTGAGGCTGGACTAAGGGAACATATGCAGACTCACCTTGGGCCTGTAAAGCACTACATGTGTCCAATTTGTGGGGAACGATTCCCTTCCTTGCTTACCCTTACAGAGCACAAGGTAACCCATAGCAAGAGTCTGGACACAGGCAGCTGCCGCATTTGTAAGATGCCGCTGCAGAGCGAGGAAGACTTTCTCGAGCACTGCCAGATGCACCCTGACCTAAGGAACTCTCTGACAGGTTTTCGCTGTGTAGTTTGCATGCAGACAGTGACCTCAACATTGGAGCTCAAGATCCATGGTACCTTTCACATGCAGAAGACAGGTACTATGTCCTCCAACCAGCCTATGAGTCGCAACAATGTCATCTCTCAAAGCCAACAGCCACACCACACTCAAAAGCTTTTTAAGTGTGCCTCTTGCCTGAAAGATTTCCGGTCCAAACTAGACTTAGTGAAACTGGACATCAATGGGCTGCCTTACGGACTTTGTGCATCTTGTGTGACAGCCGCTGGCTCTAAAAGCTCCAGTCCTACAGTTAATGGAGGaaggcaacagcagcagcagggtggGGCCACAACTCCTGCAACAACTGCTGCATGGGTTCAAAGAGAGAGCTTGAGTCCTGGAGATGGAAAAGGCAAGGGTGTttcttcatcatcctcttcctcttctacATCTTCATTGTCTGTCATCAAGACACGCTGTTCCAGCTGCAATGTGAAGTTTGAGACTGAGACCGAGTTGCAAAACCATGTCCAGACGGTGCATAGAGAACAAGCAGGGGATAGCAACAGTGGACAGCTGAAGACCCCCCAAGTGTCACCAATGCCGAGAGCCAGCCCCTCTCAAACTGAGGAG AAGAAGACATACCAGTGCATCAAATGTCAGATGGTGTTCTACAGTGAATGGGACATCCAAGTTCATGTGGCCAACCACATGCTGG GCTTACAAGTGCCCGGATCACATCACCAAATAG
- the LOC122841211 gene encoding zinc finger protein 521 isoform X2 encodes MKTHASNKPHKCPVCRRGFLSSSSLHGHMQVHERGKDSGSTGFNRADEWKLKETRKCSRCEEGFDVPEELQRHIAECHPECSPSEDGGLGATLQCIYCHEPFSDEGTLLTHIDQAHSRDRKGHTCTICSEHFLSVEDLYSHMDIHQLPESSNHSNSPSLLTVGYTSVSSTTPDSNLSVDSSTMVEAAAPVAKTRGRRKRASQNTSELGGRSSKQPKLSYSCIYCNKQVFSSLAVLQIHLRTMHLDKPEQAHTCQFCLEVLPSLLNLNEHLKQVHNAEDHAALLASLPDALLQCNFCPEVLSDLNALQEHIRCSHGFPSPVAKESNAFFCPQCFMGFLTEATLEEHVRQTHCDGGSLRFDSPLAVTPKEPIVEVYSCSYCTNSPIFNSVLKLNKHIKENHKNIPLALNYINNGKKSLRTLSPSSPISVEQTAMLKQGSSASRTASEFICNQCGAKYTSLDLFQTHLKTHLDGLQPQLTCPQCNKEFPNQESLLKHVTIHFTITSTYYICESCDKQFTSVDDLQKHLLDMHTFVFFRCTLCQEVFDSKVSTQLHLAVKHSNEKKVYRCTSCNWDFRHETDLQLHVKHSHLENQGRAHRCIFCGESFGTEVELQCHITTHSKKYNCRFCSKAFHAIVLLEKHLREKHCVFEGKTPNCGTNGSAVSGGDGQPKEDVEIQGLLTNSHGPGAGGGSVVESQNSHDGSEEEVDTAEPMYGCEICGASYTMESLLTNHQLRDHNIRPGESAMIKRKAEMIKGNHKCNVCSRTFFSEAGLREHMQTHLGPVKHYMCPICGERFPSLLTLTEHKVTHSKSLDTGSCRICKMPLQSEEDFLEHCQMHPDLRNSLTGFRCVVCMQTVTSTLELKIHGTFHMQKTGTMSSNQPMSRNNVISQSQQPHHTQKLFKCASCLKDFRSKLDLVKLDINGLPYGLCASCVTAAGSKSSSPTVNGGRQQQQQGGATTPATTAAWVQRESLSPGDGKGKGVSSSSSSSSTSSLSVIKTRCSSCNVKFETETELQNHVQTVHREQAGDSNSGQLKTPQVSPMPRASPSQTEEKTYQCIKCQMVFYSEWDIQVHVANHMLGLQVPGSHHQIEEGLNHECKLCSQSFDSPAKLQCHLIEHSFEGMGGTFKCPVCFTVFVQANKLQQHIFSAHGQEDKIYDCSQCPQKFFFQTELQNHTLTQHSS; translated from the exons ATGAAAACCCACGCCTCCAACAAACCCCACAAGTGCCCTGTGTGCCGTCGAGGCTTCCTTTCTTCCAGCTCCCTCCACGGCCACATGCAAGTACATGAAAGGGGTAAAGACAGTGGTAGCACAGGCTTTAATAGAGCTGACGAATGGAAGCTAAAAGAAACTCGGAAGTGCAGTCGGTGTGAGGAAGGTTTTGATGTCCCAGAAGAGCTACAGCGGCACATCGCCGAGTGTCACCCTGAATGTTCTCCATCCGAAGATGGAGGCCTTGGGGCCACCCTGCAGTGCATCTACTGCCACGAGCCCTTCAGTGATGAGGGCACCCTGCTGACCCACATTGACCAGGCCCACAGCCGGGATAGGAAGGGCCACACCTGTACCATCTGCTCTGAGCACTTTTTGTCTGTAGAGGACCTCTATTCTCATATGGACATTCATCAGCTCCCAGAATCCAGTAATCATAGCAACAGCCCTTCCTTGCTCACTGTGGGCTACACTTCTGTCTCTAGCACCACTCCTGATTCCAATCTTTCTGTTGATAGCTCTACGATGGTGGAGGCAGCAGCACCTGTGGCCAAgacaagaggaagaagaaagagagctTCTCAGAACACATCTGAGTTGGGAGGGAGATCTTCAAAGCAGCCTAAACTCTCCTACAGTTGCATTTACTGCAACAAGCAAGTATTCTCTAGCTTGGCTGTACTTCAAATTCACCTACGAACCATGCATCTGGACAAGCCAGAGCAAGCTCATACTTGCCAATTTTGCTTAGAGGTTCTACCCTCGCTGTTAAACCTAAATGAACATCTCAAACAGGTCCACAATGCAGAAGACCATGCTGCCCTGTTAGCCAGCCTTCCCGATGCCCTCCTTCAGTGTAACTTTTGCCCTGAGGTGTTAAGTGACTTAAATGCCCTCCAGGAGCACATCCGTTGCTCCCATGGTTTTCCTAGTCCCGTTGCCAAGGAGAGTAATGCCTTCTTTTGCCCTCAATGCTTCATGGGGTTTTTGACTGAGGCTACATTAGAGGAGCATGTTCGTCAGACACACTGTGATGGAGGAAGCCTGCGATTTGACTCACCCTTGGCTGTAACTCCCAAGGAACCTATAGTAGAGGTTTACTCTTGTTCATATTGCACCAACTCACCCATATTTAACAGTGTTTTGAAACTCAACAAGCACATTAAGGAGAATCACAAGAACATTCCTCTGGCTTTGAACTACATCAACAACGGAAAGAAATCTTTGCGCACTCTCAGCCCCTCTTCACCAATATCTGTGGAACAAACTGCCATGCTAAAACAAGGCAGCTCTGCCTCACGCACAGCCAGTGAGTTCATATGTAACCAATGTGGTGCCAAGTACACAAGTTTAGACCTTTTTCAGACTCACCTCAAAACTCATTTGGATGGTCTACAGCCTCAGCTCACTTGTCCCCAGTGTAACAAAGAATTCCCCAACCAAGAATCCTTACTGAAGCATGTGACAATTCACTTCACGATTACCTCCACGTATTACATTTGTGAAAGCTGTGACAAGCAGTTCACTTCAGTGGATGATCTGCAGAAGCACCTCCTTGACATGcatacttttgtgttttttcgcTGCACTCTGTGCCAGGAAGTCTTTGACTCAAAGGTGTCTACTCAACTTCACCTGGCTGTAAAGCACAGCAATGAGAAGAAGGTGTATCGTTGCACATCCTGCAACTGGGATTTCCGACATGAGACGGACCTACAGTTGCACGTTAAACACAGCCATCTGGAGAATCAAGGGCGTGCTCACCGATGTATTTTTTGTGGAGAGTCCTTTGGCACGGAGGTGGAGCTCCAGTGCCACATTACCACTCACAGCAAGAAGTACAACTGTCGTTTCTGCAGTAAAGCCTTCCATGCCATTGTCCTTCTAGAAAAGCATTTAAGGGAGAAACACTGTGTGTTTGAAGGAAAGACACCAAATTGTGGCACTAATGGCTCTGCTGTAAGTGGTGGGGATGGGCAGCCTAAAGAAGACGTTGAAATCCAAGGTCTCTTAACTAACAGCCATGGTCCAGGAGCAGGTGGAGGATCTGTGGTGGAGTCACAGAACAGCCATGATGGAAGTGAAGAAGAGGTGGACACAGCAGAACCCATGTATGGGTGTGAAATATGTGGAGCATCCTACACCATGGAATCCCTCCTCACTAACCACCAATTAAGAGATCACAATATCCGTCCTGGTGAGAGTGCAATgatcaaaagaaaagctgaaatgatCAAGGGCAATCACAAGTGCAATGTCTGTTCCCGTACCTTCTTCTCTGAGGCTGGACTAAGGGAACATATGCAGACTCACCTTGGGCCTGTAAAGCACTACATGTGTCCAATTTGTGGGGAACGATTCCCTTCCTTGCTTACCCTTACAGAGCACAAGGTAACCCATAGCAAGAGTCTGGACACAGGCAGCTGCCGCATTTGTAAGATGCCGCTGCAGAGCGAGGAAGACTTTCTCGAGCACTGCCAGATGCACCCTGACCTAAGGAACTCTCTGACAGGTTTTCGCTGTGTAGTTTGCATGCAGACAGTGACCTCAACATTGGAGCTCAAGATCCATGGTACCTTTCACATGCAGAAGACAGGTACTATGTCCTCCAACCAGCCTATGAGTCGCAACAATGTCATCTCTCAAAGCCAACAGCCACACCACACTCAAAAGCTTTTTAAGTGTGCCTCTTGCCTGAAAGATTTCCGGTCCAAACTAGACTTAGTGAAACTGGACATCAATGGGCTGCCTTACGGACTTTGTGCATCTTGTGTGACAGCCGCTGGCTCTAAAAGCTCCAGTCCTACAGTTAATGGAGGaaggcaacagcagcagcagggtggGGCCACAACTCCTGCAACAACTGCTGCATGGGTTCAAAGAGAGAGCTTGAGTCCTGGAGATGGAAAAGGCAAGGGTGTttcttcatcatcctcttcctcttctacATCTTCATTGTCTGTCATCAAGACACGCTGTTCCAGCTGCAATGTGAAGTTTGAGACTGAGACCGAGTTGCAAAACCATGTCCAGACGGTGCATAGAGAACAAGCAGGGGATAGCAACAGTGGACAGCTGAAGACCCCCCAAGTGTCACCAATGCCGAGAGCCAGCCCCTCTCAAACTGAGGAG AAGACATACCAGTGCATCAAATGTCAGATGGTGTTCTACAGTGAATGGGACATCCAAGTTCATGTGGCCAACCACATGCTGG GCTTACAAGTGCCCGGATCACATCACCAAATAG
- the LOC122841211 gene encoding zinc finger protein 521 isoform X3, with amino-acid sequence MKTHASNKPHKCPVCRRGFLSSSSLHGHMQVHERGKDSGSTGFNRADEWKLKETRKCSRCEEGFDVPEELQRHIAECHPECSPSEDGGLGATLQCIYCHEPFSDEGTLLTHIDQAHSRDRKGHTCTICSEHFLSVEDLYSHMDIHQLPESSNHSNSPSLLTVGYTSVSSTTPDSNLSVDSSTMVEAAAPVAKTRGRRKRASQNTSELGGRSSKQPKLSYSCIYCNKQVFSSLAVLQIHLRTMHLDKPEQAHTCQFCLEVLPSLLNLNEHLKQVHNAEDHAALLASLPDALLQCNFCPEVLSDLNALQEHIRCSHGFPSPVAKESNAFFCPQCFMGFLTEATLEEHVRQTHCDGGSLRFDSPLAVTPKEPIVEVYSCSYCTNSPIFNSVLKLNKHIKENHKNIPLALNYINNGKKSLRTLSPSSPISVEQTAMLKQGSSASRTASEFICNQCGAKYTSLDLFQTHLKTHLDGLQPQLTCPQCNKEFPNQESLLKHVTIHFTITSTYYICESCDKQFTSVDDLQKHLLDMHTFVFFRCTLCQEVFDSKVSTQLHLAVKHSNEKKVYRCTSCNWDFRHETDLQLHVKHSHLENQGRAHRCIFCGESFGTEVELQCHITTHSKKYNCRFCSKAFHAIVLLEKHLREKHCVFEGKTPNCGTNGSAVSGGDGQPKEDVEIQGLLTNSHGPGAGGGSVVESQNSHDGSEEEVDTAEPMYGCEICGASYTMESLLTNHQLRDHNIRPGESAMIKRKAEMIKGNHKCNVCSRTFFSEAGLREHMQTHLGPVKHYMCPICGERFPSLLTLTEHKVTHSKSLDTGSCRICKMPLQSEEDFLEHCQMHPDLRNSLTGFRCVVCMQTVTSTLELKIHGTFHMQKTGTMSSNQPMSRNNVISQSQQPHHTQKLFKCASCLKDFRSKLDLVKLDINGLPYGLCASCVTAAGSKSSSPTVNGGRQQQQQGGATTPATTAAWVQRESLSPGDGKGKGVSSSSSSSSTSSLSVIKTRCSSCNVKFETETELQNHVQTVHREQAGDSNSGQLKTPQVSPMPRASPSQTEEKKTYQCIKCQMVFYSEWDIQVHVANHMLEEGLNHECKLCSQSFDSPAKLQCHLIEHSFEGMGGTFKCPVCFTVFVQANKLQQHIFSAHGQEDKIYDCSQCPQKFFFQTELQNHTLTQHSS; translated from the exons ATGAAAACCCACGCCTCCAACAAACCCCACAAGTGCCCTGTGTGCCGTCGAGGCTTCCTTTCTTCCAGCTCCCTCCACGGCCACATGCAAGTACATGAAAGGGGTAAAGACAGTGGTAGCACAGGCTTTAATAGAGCTGACGAATGGAAGCTAAAAGAAACTCGGAAGTGCAGTCGGTGTGAGGAAGGTTTTGATGTCCCAGAAGAGCTACAGCGGCACATCGCCGAGTGTCACCCTGAATGTTCTCCATCCGAAGATGGAGGCCTTGGGGCCACCCTGCAGTGCATCTACTGCCACGAGCCCTTCAGTGATGAGGGCACCCTGCTGACCCACATTGACCAGGCCCACAGCCGGGATAGGAAGGGCCACACCTGTACCATCTGCTCTGAGCACTTTTTGTCTGTAGAGGACCTCTATTCTCATATGGACATTCATCAGCTCCCAGAATCCAGTAATCATAGCAACAGCCCTTCCTTGCTCACTGTGGGCTACACTTCTGTCTCTAGCACCACTCCTGATTCCAATCTTTCTGTTGATAGCTCTACGATGGTGGAGGCAGCAGCACCTGTGGCCAAgacaagaggaagaagaaagagagctTCTCAGAACACATCTGAGTTGGGAGGGAGATCTTCAAAGCAGCCTAAACTCTCCTACAGTTGCATTTACTGCAACAAGCAAGTATTCTCTAGCTTGGCTGTACTTCAAATTCACCTACGAACCATGCATCTGGACAAGCCAGAGCAAGCTCATACTTGCCAATTTTGCTTAGAGGTTCTACCCTCGCTGTTAAACCTAAATGAACATCTCAAACAGGTCCACAATGCAGAAGACCATGCTGCCCTGTTAGCCAGCCTTCCCGATGCCCTCCTTCAGTGTAACTTTTGCCCTGAGGTGTTAAGTGACTTAAATGCCCTCCAGGAGCACATCCGTTGCTCCCATGGTTTTCCTAGTCCCGTTGCCAAGGAGAGTAATGCCTTCTTTTGCCCTCAATGCTTCATGGGGTTTTTGACTGAGGCTACATTAGAGGAGCATGTTCGTCAGACACACTGTGATGGAGGAAGCCTGCGATTTGACTCACCCTTGGCTGTAACTCCCAAGGAACCTATAGTAGAGGTTTACTCTTGTTCATATTGCACCAACTCACCCATATTTAACAGTGTTTTGAAACTCAACAAGCACATTAAGGAGAATCACAAGAACATTCCTCTGGCTTTGAACTACATCAACAACGGAAAGAAATCTTTGCGCACTCTCAGCCCCTCTTCACCAATATCTGTGGAACAAACTGCCATGCTAAAACAAGGCAGCTCTGCCTCACGCACAGCCAGTGAGTTCATATGTAACCAATGTGGTGCCAAGTACACAAGTTTAGACCTTTTTCAGACTCACCTCAAAACTCATTTGGATGGTCTACAGCCTCAGCTCACTTGTCCCCAGTGTAACAAAGAATTCCCCAACCAAGAATCCTTACTGAAGCATGTGACAATTCACTTCACGATTACCTCCACGTATTACATTTGTGAAAGCTGTGACAAGCAGTTCACTTCAGTGGATGATCTGCAGAAGCACCTCCTTGACATGcatacttttgtgttttttcgcTGCACTCTGTGCCAGGAAGTCTTTGACTCAAAGGTGTCTACTCAACTTCACCTGGCTGTAAAGCACAGCAATGAGAAGAAGGTGTATCGTTGCACATCCTGCAACTGGGATTTCCGACATGAGACGGACCTACAGTTGCACGTTAAACACAGCCATCTGGAGAATCAAGGGCGTGCTCACCGATGTATTTTTTGTGGAGAGTCCTTTGGCACGGAGGTGGAGCTCCAGTGCCACATTACCACTCACAGCAAGAAGTACAACTGTCGTTTCTGCAGTAAAGCCTTCCATGCCATTGTCCTTCTAGAAAAGCATTTAAGGGAGAAACACTGTGTGTTTGAAGGAAAGACACCAAATTGTGGCACTAATGGCTCTGCTGTAAGTGGTGGGGATGGGCAGCCTAAAGAAGACGTTGAAATCCAAGGTCTCTTAACTAACAGCCATGGTCCAGGAGCAGGTGGAGGATCTGTGGTGGAGTCACAGAACAGCCATGATGGAAGTGAAGAAGAGGTGGACACAGCAGAACCCATGTATGGGTGTGAAATATGTGGAGCATCCTACACCATGGAATCCCTCCTCACTAACCACCAATTAAGAGATCACAATATCCGTCCTGGTGAGAGTGCAATgatcaaaagaaaagctgaaatgatCAAGGGCAATCACAAGTGCAATGTCTGTTCCCGTACCTTCTTCTCTGAGGCTGGACTAAGGGAACATATGCAGACTCACCTTGGGCCTGTAAAGCACTACATGTGTCCAATTTGTGGGGAACGATTCCCTTCCTTGCTTACCCTTACAGAGCACAAGGTAACCCATAGCAAGAGTCTGGACACAGGCAGCTGCCGCATTTGTAAGATGCCGCTGCAGAGCGAGGAAGACTTTCTCGAGCACTGCCAGATGCACCCTGACCTAAGGAACTCTCTGACAGGTTTTCGCTGTGTAGTTTGCATGCAGACAGTGACCTCAACATTGGAGCTCAAGATCCATGGTACCTTTCACATGCAGAAGACAGGTACTATGTCCTCCAACCAGCCTATGAGTCGCAACAATGTCATCTCTCAAAGCCAACAGCCACACCACACTCAAAAGCTTTTTAAGTGTGCCTCTTGCCTGAAAGATTTCCGGTCCAAACTAGACTTAGTGAAACTGGACATCAATGGGCTGCCTTACGGACTTTGTGCATCTTGTGTGACAGCCGCTGGCTCTAAAAGCTCCAGTCCTACAGTTAATGGAGGaaggcaacagcagcagcagggtggGGCCACAACTCCTGCAACAACTGCTGCATGGGTTCAAAGAGAGAGCTTGAGTCCTGGAGATGGAAAAGGCAAGGGTGTttcttcatcatcctcttcctcttctacATCTTCATTGTCTGTCATCAAGACACGCTGTTCCAGCTGCAATGTGAAGTTTGAGACTGAGACCGAGTTGCAAAACCATGTCCAGACGGTGCATAGAGAACAAGCAGGGGATAGCAACAGTGGACAGCTGAAGACCCCCCAAGTGTCACCAATGCCGAGAGCCAGCCCCTCTCAAACTGAGGAG AAGAAGACATACCAGTGCATCAAATGTCAGATGGTGTTCTACAGTGAATGGGACATCCAAGTTCATGTGGCCAACCACATGCTGG